One genomic segment of Rhodospirillales bacterium includes these proteins:
- a CDS encoding asparaginase, which translates to MTLKPVTIFALGGTIAMSPGPDGSAVPALSADQLIKAVPELGPIADITAVDFRQLPGAHLRIEDTVALAHGIKSAQSKGAQGVVVTQGTDTIEETAFVLDLLCDPEFHVVVTGAMRHPAIAGADGGANLLAAVTVAATPEAAGFGAMVVMNDEIHAGALVRKTHATRPNAFASPDGGQIGMVIEGKPHFLMRPTTRASAALPDKTAIAPTIAIVGTGLGDGGEMAKHIKNKEFSGLVIEAMGAGHLSEQAASAYETLAGSMPVVFASRTNGGMVLENTYGFPGSESDLVSRGLIRAGWLTAPKARLLLALCLMNGLDMDKIRNAFAKFGGG; encoded by the coding sequence GTGACCTTAAAGCCCGTTACCATTTTTGCCCTAGGCGGCACCATTGCCATGTCGCCGGGCCCAGACGGCAGTGCGGTGCCGGCATTAAGTGCGGATCAATTGATCAAGGCCGTGCCGGAACTCGGGCCCATCGCCGACATCACGGCCGTTGATTTCCGCCAATTGCCCGGGGCGCATTTACGCATTGAAGATACTGTCGCCCTGGCCCATGGGATTAAATCGGCCCAAAGCAAGGGTGCGCAAGGGGTGGTGGTGACCCAGGGCACCGACACCATCGAAGAAACCGCCTTCGTTTTAGACCTGTTATGTGATCCTGAATTTCACGTTGTCGTCACCGGTGCCATGCGCCACCCCGCCATCGCCGGGGCCGATGGGGGGGCCAACCTTCTGGCCGCTGTCACCGTTGCCGCTACGCCTGAGGCCGCAGGATTTGGCGCCATGGTGGTCATGAATGATGAAATTCACGCGGGCGCACTGGTGCGGAAAACCCATGCCACCCGGCCCAATGCCTTTGCATCCCCCGATGGCGGCCAGATCGGTATGGTAATAGAGGGAAAACCCCACTTCCTGATGCGCCCAACCACGCGGGCCTCAGCGGCACTGCCCGACAAAACCGCTATCGCGCCCACCATTGCGATTGTCGGTACTGGCCTTGGTGATGGCGGGGAAATGGCCAAACATATTAAAAACAAAGAATTTTCTGGACTGGTGATTGAAGCCATGGGGGCCGGCCATCTATCAGAACAGGCAGCATCCGCATACGAAACACTGGCCGGTTCCATGCCTGTGGTTTTTGCATCCCGCACCAATGGGGGCATGGTTTTGGAAAACACTTATGGCTTCCCGGGATCGGAATCTGATCTGGTATCCCGGGGCCTGATCCGGGCGGGCTGGCTAACAGCCCCCAAAGCGCGACTTTTGCTTGCCCTTTGCCTGATGAACGGCTTGGATATGGACAAAATCCGCAATGCCTTCGCCAAATTTGGTGGGGGTTGA
- a CDS encoding OsmC family protein, whose amino-acid sequence MANTEDSEILPPEVDPNKSLIGVREIRATNAGEAKTISRVRDFEVITDEKNGTNIGPSPLETVLSALAGCEGVIINRCAAAMRFEYSGVDFEVDGWVDGRGSRGVVGIRPHFQKVVLKVILKTNEPEDRIAKLRKNVEVRCPVMNLLQDADVELDVTWEAIPD is encoded by the coding sequence ATGGCCAATACAGAAGATTCTGAAATCCTTCCCCCCGAAGTTGATCCCAACAAAAGCTTGATTGGGGTCCGTGAAATTAGGGCAACAAACGCCGGGGAAGCCAAAACCATTTCGCGGGTTCGCGATTTCGAAGTGATCACGGACGAAAAAAATGGCACCAATATTGGCCCATCGCCGCTGGAAACGGTGCTATCTGCACTGGCGGGTTGCGAAGGTGTCATTATCAACCGCTGCGCCGCAGCAATGCGGTTTGAATATTCCGGTGTGGATTTTGAAGTGGATGGCTGGGTTGATGGCCGTGGCAGCCGGGGCGTCGTTGGCATCCGGCCCCATTTTCAGAAAGTCGTTCTCAAGGTTATCTTGAAAACCAATGAACCCGAAGACCGCATCGCCAAATTGCGCAAAAATGTAGAAGTCCGTTGCCCGGTGATGAACCTGCTGCAAGATGCCGATGTTGAACTGGATGTCACCTGGGAAGCCATCCCCGATTAA
- a CDS encoding xanthine dehydrogenase family protein molybdopterin-binding subunit, with the protein MGAPLPRNEDQRLLTGQGRFGDDINWENQLYAAILRSPHAHALINGVNTSAASNMPGVHAVLSAKDIEADGINPIHHPPPRNGPPDIVLDHRGDDPKFLPQPLLADGRVRFVGEAVVMVIADTVMQARDAAEAIQVDYTPLTQVTEGLDAAQPDAPKIWDGVMATNLFVDADSGDRDATDIAFEQAAHVVRLETKIRRVTGVPMEPRTALGSWDSKTGDYALHAGCGGVVRLKRELIKILNATPEKVRVTAWDIGGNFGTRNAIYPEFPLVMWAAKRVGRPVKWTATRSESFLSDHQGRDLASESELALDRDGKFLGLRGRNTLNGGAYPITVTPLVKGVELMTGVYAIPTAHFHARATVSNKPPVNNYRSSGRPEAMYIIERLIDLAAHKTGIDPVELRRKNMIPIIGEGYVNALGLAYDSGDFPKVMDSACSLADRSGFAARRAKARKRGRYRGMGVANYLELTGGYPTERTEITVHAKGVVDVVIGTLSSGQGHETSFAQLITEWMGVPIEQVNLITGDTDRVIEGGGSHSARSMRLAGIVIGKATDAILERGRMIVAHLFDAELDRIDFTDDRFVMDGTNRSLDIFEVAAAAENNDTLPDDLRGPLGANYEETVREGAFPYGCHVCEVEVDPETGHVEIVHYAAVDDVGRAINPLILHGQTHGGAVQGIGQAMGEHCILNADDGQVLTGSFLDYPMPRAHTSPPFTVELSEVPSPRNKLGVRGGGEGGTTPALGVMVNAVVDALSDLGVEHIEMPLTAHAVWRAIQDAKTN; encoded by the coding sequence ATTGGCGCACCGCTGCCGCGCAATGAAGACCAGCGACTGCTGACCGGTCAGGGACGATTTGGCGATGACATCAACTGGGAAAATCAGCTCTATGCGGCCATACTTCGATCCCCCCACGCCCATGCCCTGATCAACGGGGTCAACACATCGGCAGCATCAAACATGCCCGGGGTCCACGCCGTGTTGAGCGCCAAAGACATTGAAGCCGATGGCATCAACCCCATCCACCATCCACCGCCGCGTAATGGGCCGCCCGATATCGTGCTGGACCATCGGGGCGATGATCCGAAATTCCTGCCCCAACCCCTGTTGGCCGATGGGCGTGTGCGGTTTGTTGGCGAAGCCGTCGTAATGGTTATTGCCGACACCGTCATGCAAGCAAGAGACGCCGCCGAAGCCATACAAGTTGACTACACCCCTTTGACCCAAGTGACCGAAGGATTGGACGCAGCCCAGCCAGATGCGCCCAAGATTTGGGATGGGGTGATGGCAACAAACCTGTTTGTCGATGCCGATTCCGGAGACCGCGACGCAACCGATATCGCCTTTGAACAGGCCGCCCATGTGGTGCGCCTTGAAACCAAAATCCGCCGCGTCACCGGCGTGCCCATGGAGCCGCGCACCGCCCTTGGGTCATGGGATTCTAAGACCGGGGATTATGCCCTCCATGCCGGATGCGGTGGCGTGGTCCGGTTGAAACGTGAGCTGATAAAAATTCTGAATGCCACGCCCGAAAAAGTTCGGGTGACTGCGTGGGATATTGGCGGCAATTTTGGCACCCGCAATGCCATCTACCCTGAATTTCCCCTTGTGATGTGGGCCGCCAAACGGGTGGGACGGCCCGTGAAATGGACGGCAACGCGATCTGAATCCTTTCTGTCCGACCATCAGGGCCGCGATTTGGCATCTGAGAGCGAATTGGCCCTTGATCGCGATGGAAAATTTCTGGGCCTACGGGGCCGCAACACCCTCAATGGCGGGGCCTATCCCATTACCGTCACACCCTTGGTTAAAGGCGTTGAGCTGATGACCGGGGTTTATGCCATTCCGACAGCCCATTTCCACGCCCGCGCAACCGTCAGCAACAAGCCGCCCGTTAACAATTATCGATCTTCGGGCAGGCCAGAGGCCATGTACATCATCGAGCGCCTGATCGATTTGGCTGCGCACAAAACGGGCATTGACCCGGTTGAACTACGGCGAAAAAACATGATCCCAATCATCGGAGAAGGTTACGTCAATGCGTTGGGGCTGGCCTATGACAGTGGCGATTTTCCAAAGGTTATGGATAGCGCCTGTTCGCTGGCAGACCGATCCGGATTTGCTGCACGGCGCGCAAAGGCCCGCAAACGTGGGCGCTATCGCGGGATGGGCGTTGCCAATTATCTGGAACTGACCGGGGGCTACCCCACAGAAAGAACCGAGATCACCGTCCATGCAAAAGGGGTGGTGGATGTTGTGATTGGCACCCTGTCCAGTGGCCAGGGCCATGAAACAAGCTTTGCCCAGTTGATCACGGAATGGATGGGCGTGCCCATAGAACAGGTCAACCTGATTACCGGCGACACCGACAGGGTGATTGAAGGTGGCGGGTCCCATTCCGCCCGATCCATGCGCCTTGCAGGGATCGTCATTGGTAAAGCAACGGACGCCATCCTTGAACGCGGGCGCATGATTGTCGCCCATCTTTTTGATGCCGAACTAGACCGCATCGACTTTACCGATGACCGGTTTGTCATGGATGGCACCAACCGGTCCCTTGATATATTCGAAGTCGCCGCCGCTGCCGAAAACAACGACACCCTGCCCGATGACCTGCGGGGACCATTGGGGGCCAATTACGAAGAAACCGTGCGCGAAGGGGCCTTTCCCTATGGCTGCCACGTTTGTGAAGTGGAAGTCGACCCGGAAACGGGGCATGTGGAAATTGTCCATTACGCCGCCGTCGATGATGTTGGGCGCGCCATCAACCCCCTGATCCTCCACGGCCAGACCCACGGCGGGGCCGTTCAGGGCATTGGCCAGGCCATGGGGGAACATTGTATTTTAAATGCCGATGACGGGCAGGTTTTGACGGGATCGTTCCTTGATTATCCCATGCCGCGTGCGCACACATCACCGCCCTTTACGGTCGAGCTGAGCGAAGTGCCATCACCCCGCAACAAACTGGGGGTTCGCGGTGGCGGCGAAGGCGGCACAACACCCGCCCTTGGCGTCATGGTCAATGCTGTGGTGGATGCGCTATCTGATCTGGGGGTTGAACACATCGAAATGCCCCTGACCGCCCATGCGGTCTGGCGGGCCATTCAGGATGCAAAAACAAACTGA
- a CDS encoding tripartite tricarboxylate transporter permease — MEFDPAIFLALFEEALGYWWVILPAIFLGLIVGAIPGFSAANTIIILLPLAISLPVEIGFVFMIALYASSRMGAGIPAILVNIPGTAGAAATPLDGYPMTQQGRGQQALAISFVSSALGGLLTTILALLAMPWLAEVAFHLHSVEMIVIMLFGVSLIATIAAEDTLKGLIAGFFGLMIGSIGADHVYETPRGTMGFLELYDGVPLIPALVGLFAISEAFSVIDRDSILTERGKVAMRDSGWGPTIEGMQLALSRWWHIIWTSIIGLVIGVIPGAGAAIASFVAYQQSRTYSKMPELYGTGHLEGLIAPESANNGVTSGTLVPLLVIGIPGGATAAIMLVVLQYHGVTMGTELFMEKPELAYLPFTTMAVTYFLMLFTIMPLARYMSRVTVVRTVYMAPLVISFTLVGAFVPREYQFDMLLALIFGVIGYIARKTDYHVAAILIGIILGPLLEGFFIRVMKMHQGDVSALFSSTLGNVLWVCLVANLALPYFMKRRRSKKAAKA; from the coding sequence ATGGAATTTGATCCCGCCATCTTTTTAGCCCTTTTTGAAGAAGCCCTTGGCTATTGGTGGGTCATCCTGCCAGCCATTTTCCTGGGCCTTATCGTCGGCGCCATCCCCGGATTTTCTGCGGCCAACACCATCATCATCTTGCTGCCACTGGCCATTTCCTTGCCGGTTGAAATTGGCTTTGTCTTCATGATCGCCCTTTACGCATCGTCGCGCATGGGGGCAGGAATTCCTGCGATTCTGGTCAATATTCCGGGCACCGCCGGGGCAGCGGCAACGCCGCTGGACGGCTATCCCATGACCCAGCAGGGTCGCGGCCAACAGGCCCTGGCCATATCATTCGTGTCATCGGCCTTGGGTGGGTTGTTAACCACCATATTGGCGCTGTTAGCCATGCCATGGCTGGCAGAGGTTGCCTTCCATCTGCATTCGGTGGAAATGATCGTCATCATGCTGTTTGGCGTTTCCCTGATCGCAACCATTGCCGCAGAAGACACCCTGAAGGGTTTGATCGCTGGCTTCTTTGGCCTGATGATCGGGTCCATCGGTGCCGATCATGTTTATGAAACCCCACGCGGCACCATGGGCTTTCTGGAACTCTACGACGGCGTGCCCTTGATCCCCGCCCTTGTCGGCCTGTTTGCTATTTCTGAGGCATTCAGCGTCATTGACCGTGATTCCATTCTGACCGAACGCGGCAAGGTCGCCATGCGCGATTCAGGTTGGGGCCCCACCATCGAGGGGATGCAACTGGCGTTGTCTCGCTGGTGGCACATTATCTGGACATCCATCATCGGTTTGGTCATCGGGGTCATCCCCGGTGCCGGGGCCGCCATTGCATCCTTCGTCGCCTATCAGCAATCGCGCACCTATTCCAAAATGCCAGAATTGTACGGCACGGGCCATCTCGAAGGATTGATCGCTCCGGAATCAGCCAACAACGGCGTGACATCGGGCACGTTGGTGCCCCTTTTGGTGATTGGCATTCCGGGCGGTGCCACCGCCGCCATCATGTTGGTGGTCTTGCAATATCACGGCGTTACCATGGGCACAGAATTGTTCATGGAAAAACCGGAATTGGCCTATCTGCCATTCACGACCATGGCCGTGACGTATTTCCTGATGCTCTTCACCATCATGCCACTGGCGCGGTATATGTCGCGGGTAACCGTGGTGCGCACGGTGTACATGGCCCCATTGGTGATTTCCTTCACCCTTGTCGGTGCCTTTGTTCCACGCGAATACCAGTTCGATATGTTGCTGGCTTTGATATTTGGGGTGATCGGCTATATCGCACGCAAGACCGACTACCATGTCGCTGCCATTTTGATCGGGATTATTTTAGGGCCGCTGCTTGAAGGCTTCTTTATCCGGGTGATGAAGATGCATCAAGGGGATGTGTCGGCACTGTTTTCCTCGACCCTTGGCAATGTTTTGTGGGTCTGTCTTGTGGCCAATCTGGCACTGCCCTACTTCATGAAGCGTCGCCGATCAAAGAAAGCCGCCAAAGCATAG
- a CDS encoding substrate-binding domain-containing protein yields MAAIQVLSAGAVRVGLTDLAAEFGNKNNSEVDVTFSTGPEIRERLTADGAGNDDLDLVVAPKALMDDLVAAGCVDASTRSTLGGVKAAVAVKTGAPMPDISSADSLRAAILGAEVIVYNKASSGQYIDQMIAGLGIADDVEAKVQRFPDACIAMTFLGKMESNGGLGFGQSSAIRGYAPLGVTQVGPLPDAVGNVTTYDAAVATATANRETADALLGLLTSEYGLAAFTATGVE; encoded by the coding sequence ATGGCGGCAATTCAGGTGTTAAGCGCAGGTGCAGTACGGGTCGGATTAACTGATCTGGCGGCTGAATTTGGCAATAAAAACAATAGTGAAGTCGATGTCACCTTTTCAACGGGCCCGGAAATTCGCGAACGCCTGACGGCAGACGGTGCGGGCAATGATGATCTGGACCTGGTTGTTGCCCCCAAAGCCCTGATGGATGATCTGGTTGCTGCGGGTTGCGTTGATGCAAGCACCCGGTCCACTCTTGGCGGGGTCAAGGCGGCGGTCGCTGTGAAAACAGGCGCGCCCATGCCCGATATTTCCAGCGCAGACAGCCTGCGCGCGGCCATCCTTGGCGCAGAGGTGATTGTTTATAACAAGGCGTCATCGGGCCAATACATTGACCAGATGATTGCCGGTCTTGGCATTGCCGATGACGTAGAGGCAAAGGTCCAGCGTTTTCCAGATGCCTGCATTGCCATGACCTTTCTTGGAAAAATGGAAAGCAATGGCGGTCTTGGCTTTGGTCAATCTTCGGCGATCCGGGGCTATGCGCCCCTTGGGGTCACCCAAGTTGGTCCCTTGCCCGACGCCGTGGGGAACGTCACCACCTATGACGCGGCGGTGGCCACAGCCACAGCGAACCGGGAGACCGCAGACGCCCTTCTAGGGCTTCTGACGTCCGAATACGGTCTGGCGGCCTTTACTGCCACCGGCGTCGAATAG
- a CDS encoding tripartite tricarboxylate transporter TctB family protein yields MSEEQMTVKEGDGLPDEEQEKEKRASLGGDLIIPVSGSIFALYYFTTIWNSPWTAQVSAFFIGAVLIFLSTIITIRIVRAVRAGEAHLNFDHLLAPIDFMGKRIALMALTIAYILGVQWGGFTITTFIFLSLAMLLLNSGKNKKLIFILSLTMALGGWALFIWAFETRFPSGPFENMMKGIL; encoded by the coding sequence ATGAGCGAAGAACAAATGACCGTTAAAGAAGGCGACGGCCTTCCTGACGAAGAACAAGAAAAAGAAAAACGGGCTTCCCTTGGCGGGGACCTGATCATTCCGGTTTCTGGCTCCATCTTTGCCCTTTATTATTTTACCACCATCTGGAATTCCCCGTGGACGGCACAGGTCAGCGCATTTTTTATCGGCGCTGTCCTGATTTTCCTGTCCACCATTATCACCATTCGCATCGTTCGCGCTGTGCGAGCGGGGGAAGCGCATCTGAATTTTGATCACCTTTTGGCCCCCATTGATTTCATGGGCAAGCGCATCGCGCTGATGGCATTGACCATCGCCTATATCCTTGGTGTTCAGTGGGGTGGCTTCACCATCACCACCTTCATTTTCCTCAGCCTTGCCATGCTTTTGCTGAATTCGGGGAAAAACAAAAAATTGATTTTTATTCTATCTTTGACCATGGCCCTTGGCGGGTGGGCGTTGTTCATATGGGCCTTTGAAACCCGGTTTCCCTCAGGGCCATTTGAAAACATGATGAAGGGGATCTTGTAA
- a CDS encoding 2-dehydropantoate 2-reductase, producing MKLCIFGAGAIGGYIGAKLSLAGADVTLIARGPHLAAMQKNGLTLIEGGETIVTYPRCVETAFDAGVQDYVVMTLKAHSVPGVVDIMAPLFGPDTALVWGVNGVPWWYFHALPGAHENNRLMSVDPGNVQWDGFGPERAIGCVVYPACEVVEPGVVKHISGNRFTLGEPNGEKSDRIQALSEIMITAGLKAPIRPRIRDEIWVKLWGNLCFNPISALTGATLDVIATEPGTRSLARAMMGEARTIGETLGVKFPIDVDKRIDGAAAVGAHKTSMLQDLERGRPMEIDALVTAVQEMGQLTNTPTPNIDGVLALIQQRASQAGLYALPDGTSQPN from the coding sequence ATGAAACTCTGCATCTTTGGGGCAGGTGCCATCGGGGGTTACATCGGGGCCAAACTTTCATTGGCAGGTGCAGATGTCACCCTGATCGCACGCGGGCCCCATTTGGCAGCCATGCAGAAAAACGGCCTGACCCTGATTGAAGGGGGTGAGACCATCGTTACCTATCCCCGCTGTGTAGAAACCGCATTTGATGCGGGCGTGCAAGATTACGTGGTGATGACCCTGAAAGCCCATTCCGTGCCCGGCGTTGTCGATATCATGGCGCCCTTGTTTGGCCCGGACACCGCACTGGTCTGGGGGGTGAACGGTGTGCCCTGGTGGTATTTTCACGCCCTTCCCGGTGCCCATGAAAACAACCGCCTGATGAGCGTTGATCCCGGCAACGTGCAATGGGACGGCTTTGGCCCTGAACGCGCCATCGGCTGCGTGGTTTATCCCGCGTGTGAAGTGGTGGAACCGGGTGTGGTGAAACACATTTCAGGCAACCGCTTTACCTTGGGCGAACCCAATGGTGAAAAGTCTGATCGCATTCAGGCCCTGTCTGAAATCATGATCACAGCAGGCCTGAAAGCGCCCATCCGCCCCCGCATTCGCGATGAAATATGGGTAAAATTATGGGGCAACCTTTGCTTTAACCCGATATCGGCACTGACCGGGGCCACCCTTGATGTCATTGCTACAGAACCCGGCACCAGGTCTTTGGCACGCGCCATGATGGGTGAGGCGCGCACCATTGGCGAAACACTTGGTGTTAAATTTCCCATAGACGTGGATAAGCGCATCGATGGCGCGGCCGCCGTGGGTGCGCATAAAACATCCATGTTGCAGGATCTGGAACGCGGACGCCCCATGGAAATTGATGCGCTGGTCACGGCCGTGCAGGAAATGGGGCAGCTGACCAACACCCCAACACCCAATATTGATGGCGTGCTGGCGCTCATCCAGCAACGCGCGAGCCAGGCCGGGCTCTACGCCCTACCCGATGGGACAAGCCAGCCAAATTAA
- a CDS encoding AMP-binding protein encodes MSGANTVWNLIANGQDTAPAITASGRSALDYAGLREHAKQTVEKLNALGIGRNDRVAIVLPNGPEMAAAFITIACGATTAPLNPDYRAEELEFYLSDLNAKALVVEHGSASPAVAVAKKMGVAVHEITWDDSDPAGYFTITTPSGDAGAAPSGGMAEADDIAMVLHTSGTTSRPKLVPLSQINVTQSAHNVGASVALTPDGRCMNIMPLFHIHGLIAAVLTSIGAGASVFCTTGFNALRFFSLMDEAKPNWYTAVPTMHQAILSRAPRNAKTIAEYPLRFIRSSSSSLPPQVMAELEKTFTTPVIEAYGMTEAAHQMASNPLPPKARKPGTVGLAAGPEVAIMNLEGRILDQGETGEIVIRGANVTPGYEANDAANAEAFTNGWFRTGDQGVLDDEGYLSITGRLKEIINRGGEKISPREVDEILLDHAAVGQVVTFAMPHDKLGEEVAAAVVLREGAAATEEELRAFTREHLADFKVPRKILFLDEIPKGATGKLQRIGLAEKLGLA; translated from the coding sequence ATGAGCGGCGCAAATACTGTTTGGAACCTGATTGCCAATGGCCAGGATACAGCCCCTGCCATCACCGCGTCGGGACGAAGCGCCCTTGATTATGCGGGCCTGCGGGAACATGCAAAACAAACGGTAGAAAAGCTCAATGCGCTTGGGATTGGGCGCAATGACCGGGTGGCCATTGTGCTGCCCAATGGTCCGGAAATGGCAGCGGCCTTCATCACCATTGCCTGCGGGGCTACCACCGCACCGCTGAACCCCGATTACCGGGCGGAAGAATTAGAATTTTACCTGAGCGACCTAAACGCCAAGGCATTGGTGGTGGAACACGGCAGCGCATCTCCTGCCGTTGCGGTTGCCAAAAAAATGGGCGTGGCCGTCCATGAAATTACCTGGGATGATTCTGATCCTGCCGGATATTTTACCATTACCACCCCATCTGGTGATGCCGGTGCCGCCCCATCTGGTGGCATGGCAGAAGCAGACGACATCGCCATGGTGTTGCATACCTCTGGCACCACATCGCGGCCAAAGCTTGTCCCCCTTAGCCAGATCAACGTCACCCAATCTGCCCACAACGTAGGCGCCAGTGTAGCCCTGACCCCCGATGGGCGCTGCATGAATATCATGCCGCTGTTCCATATCCATGGCTTGATCGCGGCTGTTTTGACATCCATCGGTGCCGGGGCTTCTGTGTTTTGCACGACGGGGTTTAATGCGCTTCGGTTCTTTTCCTTGATGGATGAGGCCAAGCCCAATTGGTACACCGCCGTGCCCACCATGCATCAGGCCATTCTTTCACGTGCCCCCCGCAATGCAAAAACCATTGCCGAATACCCGTTACGCTTTATCCGGTCTTCATCATCATCCTTGCCGCCCCAGGTGATGGCAGAATTGGAAAAAACATTTACCACCCCGGTCATCGAAGCCTATGGCATGACTGAGGCCGCCCATCAAATGGCATCCAACCCCCTGCCCCCCAAGGCACGCAAGCCCGGCACCGTTGGTCTTGCAGCGGGACCAGAAGTGGCCATCATGAATTTAGAGGGACGTATTTTAGATCAGGGCGAAACCGGTGAAATCGTCATTAGGGGGGCCAATGTAACCCCGGGCTACGAGGCCAATGATGCAGCCAACGCCGAAGCCTTTACCAATGGCTGGTTCCGCACGGGCGATCAGGGCGTTTTGGATGATGAAGGCTATCTGTCCATTACCGGACGCCTGAAAGAAATCATCAACCGGGGGGGTGAAAAAATATCGCCGCGCGAAGTCGATGAAATCCTTTTGGACCATGCCGCCGTCGGCCAGGTGGTCACCTTTGCCATGCCCCATGATAAACTGGGCGAAGAAGTCGCCGCCGCCGTCGTTCTACGCGAAGGAGCGGCAGCAACAGAAGAAGAATTGCGCGCCTTTACCCGTGAACATTTGGCAGATTTTAAAGTGCCCCGCAAAATTCTGTTTTTGGATGAAATCCCAAAAGGCGCCACGGGAAAACTGCAGCGCATTGGGCTGGCTGAAAAGCTGGGGCTTGCATAA